The segment CTTTAGTACTAGTgtgcattatattttacacgCCCTAATATTCAAGAAggacaattttttgtattggtTATTATGCTTTATGAATATgattttatcattgttattggaacaaggttaggcaacaagaaaatccAAGAGCAAACACAGCTAGTAATGTGTCTATGAGACGGCTCTTTTAAGGGAACGACGGGAGCCGGCTAACCCCACATGATGGATTTCTTGcctttttatgataatttttttcttaaattatgcagcagagcaaaaaaattgaaattttttctaaaaaaacattagGAGCTGTTTAGGAGACGAAGATACGGTTCTCCAAAAAGAGCAGGAATTCTCATCAACAAACAAAGCAGATTTATTAAGCAACTCTCTTCCTATTTCTGATGACGTCATAAGGAAAATTTTAAGgttaaatgtaatacataaaagtgaaacaattatagtttaaattagggatgtaccgataccaaattttcaCACAATTTTGATACCATCTTTATAGACCATTCAGAtttcttattatgtataaaggaatttcaagaaaatttgtaacttttttaatgttttactttatattaattacggatagaaaaaaaacacataaatttatcaatcataattagttgttaacaaatttaaatttaaaaaagttaattactctccGTACTCCGGAGTCAATAAATTTCTAGTGGCTCATATTAGGAAATTCTTAGATGTATAAAGTCAGCCCTTTGAGATCAAAGGGGCTTAAACTGTCTCCAGTTCCTGAGTTTTATATGGTTgccctaaaaatggaaatatgtataaaacagTATTCGAGCATTTTTCAATGGATCCGTGACAGATACTGATGACTCAAACTTGACTGACAAAATATGAACTCGACTTCTCTTCTGTTATAAacagtattatttaataaacttacaaaaaagaaatatttacttaaaaatgtacttaatgGCATCAGAGTAAACAGCTCAACCCAACTCCTACAGTAACGGTCTTTTTGAACGAttcatgatacaattcaaatgtatggggTACTAAAAATGTCGATACTTCTGAAGttactttcaaataaatttcctGTATAAacctgcaaatttgtataatttttctatgtacTTTCCTCcccttgttttctttttttgaatttgtctgaGCGAAGTCGTCTAGTCTAGCTATTTTAAccgaatttttttctccaaaaatgagctcaaataagtcttatgtattatctatataaataagtatgcaTATGTATCGTTGGAATCCGCAGTTATTGAGCCGATTGCGATAAATGGTACTTCAAAAAGGCCTATTCTTGACGATTCCTATATAGATGCAttggtaataattaattaaaattaattgtatatttcttCAGTATCCATTAACTGAACCACTGAATGAAACTTCCCTCAGATACATAATTAGACATATTGTCTAAGTTTTCATGAAGATTGTTAGTCCAACattgaattgtaattttttttttttttttcatataatttttctattttgaagttATATACTTCTTACTAAAAttctaatgaaaaatatcttcttttttgtgATTCAATGGGATCCTTGAATAAAGTATATCATGAAATTACagacaaaaaaagaacataattaaatataatatatttatacatatcaaGTACgagtatgtataataaaaatagggtGTAACAAGTCTTCTCCATAGTGTTGGAATCTGAACTGAATGTTTCACCTAACAATATATTAGAAgtaagttaattaattgaaaaacatgctagactatgacatttactaaaattaaattaaaatctcatgttttataatagaaatgtaTCTCAACAAACACTtacctaaaatgtttattttttgtgacaaaaaattgtttataactgTAAGCATTAGGCAACCAgggttttatgttgatttgataaacaaaggaagacaACAGGGTAGTGAGATAACTTaacatttttaagttattaaattggCAATGTAACATGACAATCCTCCgtaacaagtatcctcactctccccaATATAgctagaagaagaagaataataatgataaagaagTAGTCTGTAATCTTGtgctgtttatatatttaatattataaggaGAAGAAGTAAGGAATCACGGATCTGGGTGctgagtctatttcgaaaggacCCATTGACTTTTGGCACATTAATCAATCATAGTCGTGGCCTTAGTGGAGGcttgaagaaatggaaaaaaactccatcgatagaaagaaaagaatatttattaatgaatcatTATTCATAGCTCTTGTCCGAAGATGGTAGCctcgtattatatatatatttttgtgtgtgtgaaGGATAGCTTAAACCTCTTTGTTGGTATTGTATGTAcatgttgaatttaataaaatataatattgtggtACGTAATATTCTGTGCATTAGAAAGCgttttcataacaaaattataaagggGTTGAGCTCAACTTTAGCATTAAAAGACGCTTTTAACGCTTTAAGCTCAACCATTAAACAAATAAGTGATAACATTAGATCAAcgttatttgaaaattgtttttaaccaTTAGATAACGTTAATACAAGGCATAGACAACTTTCCTGTACAACCATGTATATTAACCATTGAGCAATCAAAATTAACGTTTACACGACGTTCAGACAACTTAAGGCTTACGTTAAGACAACGTTATATCAACGTTAAATTGTTACTTGGGGTACAAccttatgaaaaaatcaaccaAACAATCAGaggcctctccaaaaaaattcagccagaaaataaaaaaatgaaaacccGACTGTGCCTGACAATTAAAGACTGACCAGACCCTAGTTTTATGGGCGCCACTTGGACCAAATATAATGTTGGAAAAATTGAGCCTGGCCCGAAAGTGGGTTTGGGTTGGGgtcaccttttttttcttcgcaCCCATTATGGCACCCGTGATTGAAGGCACACTTAGTATTTGCCTATATTGTCTTAAAGCATTAAATTGTCTATTTCACGGGTCATCTTTTCCAGTAAATAAGGTAACTCAGAAAAAAAACGTCGGttcagaaaaacaaaaagaaaataaattggaggttgCCATAGAATAAAAGTACTGCCTCtatttagatgatattaaaaaaaaaaaacttgaagaaattggacattattttataaaaatttaaagtatcatTTTAGGACCCCTGGCATTGCCTGTTTTGCTTTTAGTAAGCTAAGCCcttgaggctcatttttatgtattatgaaacaaaaagccctatatattaatgagtatttttttaggttgtactttttataatatataaatattaaatgtataaatacaaattcaaaaataaacgattgaatggaaaaatgaaCTGCGAACGGAAcgttttttttcacaaaatgaacGAGTGAAGGTACTAGCCTGAGCGACACCCCTTTCCTAcccaatataaattaatgagcTCGAAATTTTTTATCGGCTAATATATTTGATGTGTATATCACATGTTATAGAACAAAGACAATAAATTATAGGTTTGAAATTAATTCCCAAAATGTTCatgataaaggaaataaatgataagctgataattatgaaatataaataaacagtcccaaataatatttaaacaaatatttattctccCTAGGAATGAAGGAACTGATCGAAACCAATAGTAAAACTCTACTCCTCTTTAAAGAAGATCAATAATTTTAGCAATAAGTTTGCTTAAGACTAGCCTTTAGCGTACAATATGggtcaattttataataactagACTCAAATATACTATTCAATCTTAATATGAATTGCCTCTCCTTGATATATTGAGTATATttaaatcaaggttaatagaaatagcgGGTAAGACCATCTTGTAATCGGTCTTGCTAGAACTTTCAATTTGGTTATCGACTGCTGGttaagataggcagattttgacaaaacacgcaaccacttatagtctatgacgtcactattgctagaaattttaatttaatgtatcatactGCCtgttgggcaaaaaaaaaaaagattttgagaaaagacccaaccactcatacactatgacgtctatttttaaaagcgtggtggtTGTCAAAAATTAGTCGTACACACGTTATAgtgtaaccttgtatttctattaaccttgatttaaATGTACCTATATTAGTGGGGTTATGGTCGGTTTTTATTTAGGACCAAGTTCACGTCCCGTCCCACTTGTCCAGTgaacactgaaatgaataataataaaaaagtattgaaaagtaCCGATACCTAAATTACTACCAAAACTGgtacgaaaatattggtataGTGACAAAACTAacctattataatatattaatcttgAACCTAATTCGTTACAAAAGGTTCCATgtaaatggaacaaaaaacaGAGGGAATAATTACCTTAAATCgttccaaatttcaaatttattattatttttttatattttttaaaatcaagtaaattaatgatcaaattatgCCAATGTAGCAAtatcaaatttcataattatatatcttaaataaatgaatttcaaccagtcaatttcaatttgtatattGTCAGGATGTGGACCCAAGTCCCACCAGCCCCTCTCCCTGTCCTCCACTCTATGAAAGTAACAGAGTCTATGTATCACTTGAAGAATAATAAATCTCTGCAATTATTTTCTCACGAGCTTTTGACTCTGAACTATTCACATCCCAAATCTGACCACTCTGAATAAAAACTCTtgatcaatcaatttttttctactaaCTTTAACTTTGGGTTTAaccatgtgacgtcagcattattGATGTCGCCCATTTTGGTGGCCTACGTTTTTTAAaccacaaaaacttttttgcattaatattaaggaaaattttgtaaataatttccaTTGGTTATCAAAATggaatcaacaaataaaaaacggAACCTTACtctatatcaaaaatttatacctCTTAACAcctagtattattaattataaatatctggacccaaaatataatataaatatgtttttatatcgTTATACAGTCGTATTTCCatattatagataataattaactatCACAATCGAAATAATAAGGTAGttttctctaattattctacttttctcgtacgtaatcgatcaaaaaaaaaaaaaaggtataaatttACGgcattttattgcaattttgaGTACATATCACTTTGACtggttatattcaaatatttgtgtttatcattggtatcaagtagtattctATGCATGtgttatgtcttttttattcattaagccatttgatggagtttactcatgatttattgaaaatgtgttcattttatgtagtaaaaatatccacTTTGAGCCACAAGGTGGcgtcttcttcaattatgatgaaatttatGACATAAATATGACTAATAAGTTGATAAtatccattataaaaaaatatgggtatAAGATTCAGAAATTTGTTAAAGACATTTAGCTAGGAATTGATGATATTTTCATCTTATTCGTTAAACATTGAacaatcatcattttttattaaaaatatatattctatacttGTGTGCTTTGCatactttttatgatttttattaaacttccAATAACATTTTCGTAATAATTTGATGTTCAACTGTTAGAGTTGACttttccacattttttattCGTTCCATGATTTCCTTGCAAatagagatataatttttagtaaataaaatatagacttttaaattttcaacGTCTTCCTGATTTACATTATGTTTTCGACTTTTCTCAATCGAAACAACTTctatttaagtatattatttatatgtaattccGATTTAAGGAAATATGAAtcatactttatttatgtatacgCAAATTAAAAGTGATATCacataatgaacaaaaattatattaaacatttgttttcaaaatatggaggaaaaatcatatatacttttgacaaaattaacaaataaaaaaatacattatatcgGAATGGATGTATAGGAtgccattttttcatttttgacattAGTAGAAGGGGGCATAAACACCTGTACTTGATCGAATCGATTGATATTATAGACTTGTCCATCCGAAAAGGGTTCTGATCGGGAAGGCAAATGTTTcgtatctataaaaaaaaatttataatgaaattaaaaattgcacttctagtaatacaaattttacaTAATGCTTACCTGCTTCAGAACTATTACTATCTGaaggaatatatttagaaagctTGATGTACGGAATATTGAGATGTCCGCTAATCAGAGGCATTACTTCAACTGTAATATTTTGTTTGGTGTTATCATTATCCATATTCAAAACTCCGGTCTCCTGACTACAAACTGCCCACTCTCCTTGTTCAACGAGAACCTAAAACAGGcaataattatactatatatgaagttgattaatgtattttgacaaaatataccTCATACATAATGGAAACATCCTTTGCACAATATGTTAGTTCAATTGTTACAACTAATGAACACATAGATGATGCTTGAATTAACTCTCCCTCATACGGATCTAATCTACTATTAACCAAGTATAGAGTCTAcatataaattgagaaaatcatTCATTAATCCATCATTATAAGTCgcatataatgtaaatatttcagCACCTTTAAGTCCTTGAgttccaaattattattatatatgcgACGCATCTTTGGATCCTTCTGGTTAAGAGGTTCATAAAGGAAATCTACATCCAAACCTAGTCTTTTTCCATCCCAATCCTTGTTATCTTGTATCAACTCACAGAGATAGTTGCAGGGTGCGTAAGCATCAATCATCTAAttagaagaatataattatgaaaataagatatataattggGGAAGAGGAGGCTTACAAATGAATCTTTTGATTGAAGGTCtttcaaatgtatttcttcCTCATTGTTTTTCAGTTGAAAATTgatttcatgaatatttaaagCTTGTTCCGTTCCTATCAAActcaaacatacaaatttacgAATCATGGCAGTTTTGATAGAAATAGAAACAATACTAAATGGAGGATCGAAAGTAAATGAAAAGGATTTGCTtcctttattgatttttataccaTCTACTAGCTTACTCGTTGTAACagtgatctaaaaaaaatacaaaaatccatttgattctacaatttaaatatcatgATTAAGCATACAAACCTGATGTTGAACACTCTTGAGAGAGCCAAAATTTGACAGTACAAGAATTGGTATTTGTATGATATCATAAGGCTTTGAAGATGGGAGAGTAAGAGAAAGATGTGAAGCCATATCGTCAGACTCTGTGCTTTTAGCAAATAAATTGGTAGAACAATCAATGGAAATACAATTATTCTGTAAAGACAAGTAATTAttgatgtaaattttgtttaaatgacTACTAATGACTAAACTTTACTTCTCCCCAGAAGGCACTCTTGCAAttgataatcaaatttatagttTGTTCACAACCAATCAATAATCTTGAGAGGGGAACCAATGATACTTCAGGCTCTTCGTAAACCGAGGTGAAAGATTCACTTTCCTCTATCTCGGATATAAATTCAACTCCTCCGATAGCTATGGATTGTTGTTTACAAGTGTACGTGCCAACTTTGTTTGGAACTACAGTACTTAATATCACAGTGTTGAGTCCTTTTGTTATTAGGACATTAGAGCAAACAAATCTGTACTCTGAGATACTTTTCTCAACGCTGCAtccatcttttaaaatatatccgCTGGAGTCTTTCCGCCtcaatattctatttatattttcacaaaCAAGACGTGCAGAGTTGAAAGTTCTGTCTTGATTACTATCAAGCTCTTGACGAATATCTAGAAAATCCCTCGTTGTCCTCTTTTCGAAATCAGTATTCACCTCCTCATCATTTACAAGAGAAAGAACGTTGCTACCCTTTGCTTTGGTGAGGGAACTCGCCGAAGATGACGATCTACAAACACTCGCACGATTTTTATTGGGGTATGATGACACCGAGGAGAAGCTCTTTATCACTTTAGATCTTTCTTTGATAGATCCAGCTTccgaataatttaatatcactGATATTTCCCGAGCATCTACTTCTGAATCTAATGCATTGTCAAATGTTATTTCCAATTCAAGCTTTGaaccagatataattttttgatttggatCAGTTTTGATTTTACATGATACTATGGAAAATACACCATCAGCATCAGTGACTAATGGGGAATCCATGGAAACTTTTTTGGTGAAGTCCATGAGATGCGTAAGGTATGTTTGCCTTTCTTCTTTGGACGCAGAAATTGAGCATGCAATTAAAGCACAACTCCGTACATATCTTTGGGGTTCTATATGAGAGCCATAGCATTCTATAAGTTTGATTTGAGTCTCTTTGCTTGCCAATTCCCATCCTTCAGACTTGTAGCTTTTTAATGCATCTTGTAAAAAAGTGGAGGCTAAGTATGTCTAAATAGGCACATAATTTTTAAGCAATgattatatctattattaataGGATTAATGCTTACTTGTTTAgcttctatataaaataatgcaagATCCAATCCGACAAGTCTTGCAGATCGTATGCGATTAATATGCTTATAAGTACTAATCGCTAATTCAGACAATTCCTAGAATCACAACTTTTATTAGTATATCGATTCAGTAGTAAATAGGATATTTCTTACAAGGTAATATTTTCTAAAGGCTTCTTTAGAAGACAAAGCTTCTTTTAACTTGTCAACAGGATTGGCTCTTGGAGGCTGACTAGACTGTAAGTAATGTGTGTCCCTGA is part of the Lepeophtheirus salmonis chromosome 14, UVic_Lsal_1.4, whole genome shotgun sequence genome and harbors:
- the SIDL gene encoding trafficking protein particle complex subunit 10; the encoded protein is MGTECKPIITVSGEIRVFESLESGLTASLASEAVEWKRIHGRATKIVYVNASFVPLDPELFEERVNPSETLLNDPILHTYWIECANNEVYKQSVKEGISSWLNSLKKCGIHSDWLIILLESPDSRKSSKLLPRNSVLDKIKNEVGEKQRERCISILDPSKTDSRSLESWQNLLLCMRTKVLVAYNTVLGRFEENMRKQREMRNNPAWNFCSYFILQEELAFVYEMLGVFDESLVQYDELDALFTQFILNTNVGDTPNWLKGLTGEFNDWSGLSLNISVNHDLRKLIKDAKPSILDIRNYLFSRQCAMLLLMNKPWEVAKRSLDFLHNCVQELELLQIPCPKGSISCWVLLSCLEILSICHNEANSLYTASLWNYAREKLKELGQLCGLFPQNTITSEQLHMVVQISSGIRDTHYLQSSQPPRANPVDKLKEALSSKEAFRKYYLELSELAISTYKHINRIRSARLVGLDLALFYIEAKQTYLASTFLQDALKSYKSEGWELASKETQIKLIECYGSHIEPQRYVRSCALIACSISASKEERQTYLTHLMDFTKKVSMDSPLVTDADGVFSIVSCKIKTDPNQKIISGSKLELEITFDNALDSEVDAREISVILNYSEAGSIKERSKVIKSFSSVSSYPNKNRASVCRSSSSASSLTKAKGSNVLSLVNDEEVNTDFEKRTTRDFLDIRQELDSNQDRTFNSARLVCENINRILRRKDSSGYILKDGCSVEKSISEYRFVCSNVLITKGLNTVILSTVVPNKVGTYTCKQQSIAIGGVEFISEIEESESFTSVYEEPEVSLVPLSRLLIGCEQTINLIINCKSAFWGENNCISIDCSTNLFAKSTESDDMASHLSLTLPSSKPYDIIQIPILVLSNFGSLKSVQHQITVTTSKLVDGIKINKGSKSFSFTFDPPFSIVSISIKTAMIRKFVCLSLIGTEQALNIHEINFQLKNNEEEIHLKDLQSKDSFMIDAYAPCNYLCELIQDNKDWDGKRLGLDVDFLYEPLNQKDPKMRRIYNNNLELKDLKTLYLVNSRLDPYEGELIQASSMCSLVVTIELTYCAKDVSIMYEVLVEQGEWAVCSQETGVLNMDNDNTKQNITVEVMPLISGHLNIPYIKLSKYIPSDSNSSEADTKHLPSRSEPFSDGQVYNINRFDQVQVFMPPSTNVKNEKMASYTSIPI